In the genome of Hymenobacter cellulosivorans, one region contains:
- a CDS encoding zinc-dependent alcohol dehydrogenase, whose product MLAMEYRGPKRVRAVQKPMPEIKHPQDAIVRVLRTCICGSDLHLYNGNVPDTRVGSTFGHEFIGEVVEIGSEVTKLKTGDRVIVPFNIACGECHFCRQGMFGNCHESNTEATAVGGIFGYSHTAGGYDGGQAEYARVPYANVGPTIIPEGMDLDDAVLLTDVVPTGYQAAEMAGIQPNDTVVVFGAGPVGIMAARCAWLFGAGRVIIIDKQDYRLEFARNYSYCEAYNFEEIGDPVVFIKKITDWMGADVVIDAVGAEAAGSAMQTITGRKLLLQAGSATAVHWAINSVKKGGVVSIVGVYGPTDNLIPIGNVLNKGLTIRANQASVKRLLPRLIEHIQNGTLNPKGLITHRIPLAEVADGYRMFSAKLDNCIKPVMIP is encoded by the coding sequence ATGTTAGCAATGGAATATCGGGGCCCCAAAAGGGTCCGTGCCGTGCAAAAACCAATGCCGGAAATCAAGCATCCCCAGGATGCCATCGTTCGGGTGCTGCGCACCTGCATCTGCGGTTCCGATTTGCACCTATACAACGGCAACGTACCCGACACCCGCGTAGGCTCCACTTTTGGCCACGAGTTTATCGGTGAAGTGGTAGAAATCGGCTCGGAAGTAACCAAGCTCAAAACCGGTGACCGGGTTATCGTGCCCTTCAACATTGCCTGCGGTGAGTGCCACTTCTGCCGCCAAGGCATGTTTGGCAACTGCCACGAATCTAACACTGAGGCTACGGCTGTCGGTGGTATTTTCGGCTACTCCCACACGGCCGGTGGCTATGATGGCGGCCAAGCCGAGTATGCCCGCGTGCCTTACGCCAACGTAGGCCCCACCATCATTCCCGAAGGCATGGACTTGGATGATGCCGTGCTGCTCACCGACGTAGTACCGACCGGGTATCAGGCCGCTGAAATGGCTGGTATCCAACCCAATGACACGGTAGTAGTATTCGGCGCGGGTCCGGTAGGCATCATGGCCGCCCGTTGCGCCTGGTTGTTTGGGGCCGGCCGCGTCATCATCATCGACAAGCAAGACTACCGTCTGGAGTTTGCCCGCAACTACTCATACTGCGAGGCTTACAATTTCGAGGAAATTGGTGACCCGGTCGTGTTCATTAAGAAAATTACCGACTGGATGGGTGCCGACGTCGTAATCGACGCCGTGGGTGCCGAAGCTGCTGGTAGCGCCATGCAGACCATCACGGGCCGCAAGCTGCTGCTGCAGGCCGGCTCGGCTACGGCCGTGCACTGGGCCATCAACTCCGTGAAGAAAGGCGGCGTGGTATCGATTGTGGGTGTATATGGTCCTACCGATAACCTCATTCCGATTGGCAACGTGCTCAACAAGGGCCTCACTATCCGGGCCAACCAGGCTTCGGTGAAGCGCCTGCTGCCGCGCCTGATTGAACACATCCAGAACGGCACGCTCAACCCCAAAGGGCTGATTACGCACCGCATTCCGCTGGCCGAAGTGGCCGACGGCTACCGCATGTTCTCCGCTAAGCTGGACAACTGCATCAAGCCGGTGATGATTCCCTAA
- a CDS encoding SET domain-containing protein, with protein sequence MRDIHPGQELTDDYGYLNVWEPFDALPEPGSSRTRVLPDDLLHFHAEWDAKLLAAFEQFNRVEQPLLPLLDTQYQSTVAAVAAGQQPMDSILNCYYRGLEVSVI encoded by the coding sequence GTGCGCGATATTCACCCCGGCCAGGAGCTCACCGACGACTACGGCTACCTCAACGTCTGGGAGCCGTTTGATGCCTTGCCCGAGCCCGGCAGTTCCCGCACCCGCGTCTTGCCCGACGATTTGCTGCACTTTCACGCCGAGTGGGATGCCAAGCTGCTGGCCGCCTTCGAGCAGTTCAACCGCGTGGAGCAACCGCTGCTACCCTTGCTTGATACGCAGTACCAGAGTACGGTAGCAGCCGTGGCGGCGGGCCAACAGCCCATGGATTCCATCCTGAACTGCTACTACCGCGGTCTGGAAGTTTCGGTTATTTAG
- the fahA gene encoding fumarylacetoacetase produces MPNPNNPALHSWIDIAPTSDFPIQNLPFGVFETPERGPRLGVAIGDYVLDLYAVSQFGFFQDLDIPTQPKVFRRRSLNQFIALGRPVWRAVRLRVSELLRHDNGELRDNEEAMRSCLVRQSEVQMLRPVKPHNYTDFYSSIEHATNVGIMFRDPANALLPNWRHIPIGYHGRASSIVVSGTDIRRPNGQRKAPDATAPTFGPSQQLDFELEVAFVCGKSTELGHSIPLQHAEEHIFGLVLFNDWSARDIQSWEYVPLGPFLGKSFGSSVSPWVVTLDALEPFRTPGPVQEPEPLLYLRQVDQHNFDINLEVGIQPAGAPETTVCRSNFRYMYWSMAQQLTHQASNGCNLQVGDLYASGTISGHTPDSFGSMLELAWKGTKPLTLTDGSERKFIQDGDMVTMRGFAEKDGIRIGFGEVRGTVLPANPL; encoded by the coding sequence ATGCCCAACCCGAATAACCCGGCCCTGCACTCCTGGATTGATATTGCCCCAACCAGCGACTTTCCCATTCAGAACCTGCCCTTTGGTGTGTTTGAAACTCCAGAACGCGGCCCGCGGCTGGGCGTAGCCATCGGCGACTACGTGCTGGATTTATACGCCGTGAGCCAGTTCGGCTTTTTTCAGGACCTCGATATTCCGACCCAGCCCAAGGTGTTCCGCCGCCGCTCCCTGAACCAGTTTATTGCCCTGGGCCGGCCGGTGTGGCGGGCCGTGCGCCTGCGCGTGTCGGAGCTGCTGCGCCACGACAACGGCGAGCTGCGCGACAACGAGGAAGCCATGCGCAGCTGCCTCGTGCGGCAGAGCGAGGTGCAGATGCTGCGCCCGGTGAAGCCCCACAACTACACCGATTTCTACTCCAGCATTGAGCACGCCACCAACGTGGGCATCATGTTCCGCGACCCGGCCAACGCTTTGCTGCCCAACTGGCGCCACATCCCGATTGGTTACCACGGCCGGGCCAGCAGCATCGTGGTCAGTGGCACCGATATTCGCCGGCCCAATGGACAGCGCAAAGCTCCCGATGCCACGGCACCCACGTTTGGACCCTCGCAGCAGCTGGACTTTGAGCTGGAAGTGGCCTTCGTGTGTGGCAAAAGCACTGAGCTAGGGCATTCTATTCCGCTGCAGCACGCCGAGGAGCACATTTTCGGACTGGTCTTGTTCAACGACTGGAGTGCCCGCGACATTCAGAGCTGGGAATACGTGCCGTTGGGGCCGTTTCTGGGCAAGAGCTTCGGCAGCAGCGTTTCGCCCTGGGTGGTGACGCTCGACGCGCTGGAGCCCTTCCGCACGCCCGGCCCGGTGCAGGAACCTGAGCCGCTGCTTTACCTGCGCCAGGTAGACCAGCACAACTTCGATATTAACCTGGAAGTGGGCATTCAGCCCGCTGGTGCGCCCGAAACCACCGTGTGCCGCTCAAATTTCCGCTACATGTACTGGAGCATGGCTCAGCAGCTGACCCACCAAGCCAGTAATGGCTGCAACCTGCAAGTCGGCGACTTGTACGCCAGCGGCACCATTAGCGGCCACACCCCCGACTCATTCGGCTCGATGCTGGAGCTGGCCTGGAAGGGCACCAAGCCCCTGACCCTGACCGACGGCTCGGAGCGTAAGTTCATCCAGGACGGCGACATGGTAACCATGCGCGGCTTTGCCGAAAAGGACGGAATCCGCATTGGCTTTGGGGAAGTGCGTGGCACGGTGCTACCGGCCAACCCGCTGTAA
- a CDS encoding NifU family protein: MNSTAVLEHPLLSRVEQALDTIRPYLAADGGNVRVLNITDELVLQLELMGACGTCPMSPMTLKAGVEESVKKAVPEIIRVEAINGTPFAEQPAGQTGHPVSPAPVPTPEF; the protein is encoded by the coding sequence ATGAATTCTACCGCTGTTTTAGAGCATCCTTTGTTGTCCCGCGTCGAGCAGGCCCTGGACACGATTCGCCCCTACCTGGCGGCCGACGGCGGCAACGTACGCGTGCTGAACATCACCGACGAGCTGGTGCTCCAACTGGAGCTGATGGGTGCTTGTGGCACCTGCCCCATGTCGCCGATGACGCTCAAAGCCGGCGTGGAAGAGTCGGTAAAAAAGGCCGTACCCGAAATCATCCGGGTAGAGGCCATCAACGGTACTCCCTTCGCCGAGCAGCCCGCCGGCCAAACCGGCCACCCCGTGTCGCCGGCTCCGGTGCCCACGCCGGAGTTTTAG
- a CDS encoding Mrp/NBP35 family ATP-binding protein, producing the protein MAITKEDVLKALSYVEEPDLGKDLVTLNMIEDVHIDGKTVSFSVILTTPACPLKELIHNACVRAIHTMVDKDADVKVNLTSRVTTARAANSAVLNGVKNIIAIASGKGGVGKSTVTANLAIALARTGAKVGLVDADISGPSMPVMFGVEDARPHVFQGPDGRNLIQPIEKFGVKLISIGFLAPSDSAIVWRGPMASSALKQFITEVDWGELDYLLLDMPPGTSDIHLTLVQTVPVTGALIVTTPQKVALADAQKGLQMFRQPQINVPVLGIVENMAWFTPAELPDNRYYIFGEGGGKALADKHEVPLLGQLPLVQSIRENGDYGTPAITQPGTPAAIMFEQLAEELARQVSIRNAVAPRTQVVEMKS; encoded by the coding sequence ATGGCTATTACCAAAGAAGACGTCCTCAAGGCCCTGAGCTACGTGGAAGAGCCCGATCTGGGCAAAGACCTCGTGACCCTCAACATGATTGAGGACGTGCATATCGACGGCAAGACGGTGTCGTTTTCCGTGATTCTGACCACGCCCGCCTGCCCGCTCAAGGAGCTGATTCACAACGCCTGCGTGCGCGCCATCCATACGATGGTCGACAAGGACGCCGACGTGAAAGTGAACCTGACCTCGCGCGTCACTACCGCCCGGGCCGCCAACTCGGCCGTGCTTAACGGCGTCAAAAACATCATTGCCATTGCCTCTGGTAAAGGTGGCGTGGGTAAAAGCACCGTCACAGCCAACCTGGCCATTGCCCTGGCTCGCACCGGCGCCAAGGTCGGCCTCGTCGACGCCGATATTTCCGGCCCCAGCATGCCCGTCATGTTTGGCGTAGAAGATGCCCGCCCCCACGTATTCCAGGGCCCCGACGGCCGCAACCTGATTCAGCCCATCGAGAAGTTCGGCGTCAAGCTCATCAGCATCGGCTTTTTGGCGCCTTCCGATAGCGCCATCGTGTGGCGGGGCCCCATGGCTTCCTCGGCCCTGAAGCAGTTCATCACCGAAGTGGATTGGGGCGAGCTGGACTACCTGCTGCTCGACATGCCCCCCGGAACCTCCGACATTCACCTTACCCTGGTGCAGACGGTGCCCGTAACCGGCGCCCTCATCGTAACCACGCCCCAGAAAGTGGCCCTGGCCGATGCCCAGAAGGGGTTGCAAATGTTCCGCCAGCCCCAGATCAACGTGCCCGTGCTGGGCATCGTGGAGAACATGGCCTGGTTTACGCCCGCCGAGCTGCCCGACAACCGCTACTACATCTTCGGCGAAGGCGGCGGCAAGGCCCTAGCCGACAAGCACGAAGTGCCCCTGCTGGGTCAACTGCCGCTGGTGCAGAGCATCCGTGAAAACGGCGACTACGGCACGCCCGCCATTACCCAGCCCGGTACGCCGGCTGCCATTATGTTTGAGCAACTGGCTGAGGAACTGGCCCGGCAGGTGTCCATTCGTAACGCCGTGGCGCCCCGGACGCAGGTGGTTGAAATGAAGTCCTAA
- a CDS encoding RNA polymerase sigma factor has translation MLRVKAGDVDRMGLLFERYHRKLYSFLYHMLGRADTSEDLVQTVFYRMLKYRHTYTGEGEFRTWMYHLARNVLADHIKKNRHSTHHADVQDFAEKIGGAPGPTKGCSASRK, from the coding sequence ATGCTCCGGGTCAAGGCCGGGGATGTGGACCGGATGGGTCTGCTCTTTGAGCGCTACCACCGCAAGCTGTATTCCTTTCTCTACCACATGCTGGGCCGCGCGGATACCAGCGAAGATTTGGTGCAGACCGTGTTTTACCGCATGCTCAAATACCGGCACACCTACACCGGCGAGGGCGAGTTCCGGACCTGGATGTACCACTTGGCCCGCAACGTACTGGCCGACCACATCAAGAAAAACCGCCACAGCACCCACCACGCCGACGTGCAGGACTTCGCCGAGAAAATCGGGGGGGCACCCGGGCCGACGAAGGGCTGCAGCGCGAGCAGGAAGTAG
- a CDS encoding RNA polymerase sigma factor, translated as MQREQEVATLHKALGRLSAENREVLILSRFQELKYEEIARVMNTTEGAVKVRVHRALNELKTIYLRIEN; from the coding sequence CTGCAGCGCGAGCAGGAAGTAGCTACCCTGCACAAGGCCCTGGGCCGGCTGAGCGCCGAAAACCGGGAGGTGCTCATCCTGAGCCGGTTTCAGGAGCTCAAGTACGAGGAAATAGCCCGGGTGATGAATACAACCGAAGGCGCGGTGAAAGTGCGGGTGCACCGGGCCCTGAACGAGTTGAAAACAATTTACCTGCGCATTGAAAACTGA
- a CDS encoding HEAT repeat domain-containing protein: MNCQQAQQQLIDYLHLELNATEQARLDAHLAQCTDCQEELQAVRRVWQTLGAEPEPAPSENLRPAFYSMLASYKEEMESTPQAKLVGFWEKLRALLVPGPALRLAYGLGLLVVGLAAGYWLRSSPKVAPASVDQQQLAALTSQVEQMRQVMLLSLIENPSATERLRAVSYTKELSGANDKVIEALLSTLNHDENVNVRLATLEALAQLAHEPKVRMGLVQALKNQDSPLVQSALADVMVQLQERRSVQPLRRLLQQPDLNEAVKSKIEESIKHLSTGRPAAAPSTTEPSHETTYSSQPNSPAGLAV, translated from the coding sequence ATGAATTGCCAGCAAGCTCAGCAACAGCTGATTGACTACTTACACTTGGAGCTCAACGCCACCGAACAGGCCCGCCTGGATGCCCACCTGGCCCAGTGCACGGATTGTCAGGAGGAGCTGCAGGCCGTGCGCCGGGTGTGGCAAACCCTGGGCGCCGAGCCCGAGCCCGCGCCGAGTGAAAACCTGCGCCCAGCCTTTTACTCGATGCTGGCTTCTTATAAAGAAGAAATGGAGTCGACGCCGCAAGCCAAGCTGGTGGGCTTCTGGGAAAAACTGCGGGCTCTGCTGGTGCCTGGTCCGGCCCTGCGCCTAGCCTACGGTCTGGGGTTGCTGGTGGTGGGCCTGGCGGCGGGCTACTGGCTCCGTAGCAGCCCGAAAGTTGCTCCGGCCTCGGTCGACCAGCAGCAACTGGCGGCCCTGACCAGCCAGGTGGAGCAGATGCGGCAGGTGATGCTGCTCTCGCTCATCGAAAACCCCTCGGCCACCGAGCGGCTGCGGGCCGTGAGCTACACCAAGGAACTGAGTGGGGCCAACGACAAGGTAATTGAAGCCCTGCTGAGCACGCTCAATCACGACGAAAACGTGAATGTGCGCTTGGCTACCCTCGAAGCCCTGGCCCAGCTGGCCCACGAGCCTAAGGTACGGATGGGCTTGGTACAAGCTCTCAAAAACCAGGATTCGCCCCTGGTGCAGAGCGCCCTGGCCGACGTGATGGTGCAGCTGCAGGAACGCCGCTCGGTGCAGCCCCTGCGCCGCCTGCTCCAGCAGCCCGACCTGAACGAGGCTGTCAAAAGCAAGATTGAAGAAAGCATCAAACACCTTTCCACTGGCCGGCCCGCTGCCGCGCCCTCAACGACCGAACCATCTCATGAAACTACTTATTCATCCCAGCCTAATAGCCCTGCTGGTCTTGCTGTCTAG
- a CDS encoding DUF4097 family beta strand repeat-containing protein, translating to MKLLIHPSLIALLVLLSSCQAQAQKREFREQVSREFTLTADPARSVLAVYNIDGPVRVQGTSGNKVVVEVTRLIRADNEADLERGKKEAVPGFLQRNDSIVAYMAGPYDSRPRRNGRHFNHDDIEYHYTFEYVIKVPSQMTLNVSTINNGAVTVQDVSGPLKAHNINGAVTLKNVQGTTDAATINGNVDAAYASSPTGSCRYSTINGDITVQYPADVAADVRFKSMHGELLTDFPNVENLPVQVVQNKESSTGGTRYKLSKGTAVRLGKGGNDFRFETLNGDVTIKRRP from the coding sequence ATGAAACTACTTATTCATCCCAGCCTAATAGCCCTGCTGGTCTTGCTGTCTAGCTGCCAGGCCCAGGCTCAGAAACGCGAATTCCGAGAGCAGGTCAGCCGCGAGTTCACCCTCACCGCCGACCCCGCCCGCAGCGTGCTGGCCGTGTACAACATTGACGGGCCGGTGCGCGTGCAGGGCACCAGCGGCAACAAAGTAGTAGTGGAAGTAACCCGCCTCATCCGGGCCGACAACGAGGCCGACCTGGAGCGGGGTAAAAAGGAGGCCGTACCGGGCTTTCTGCAGCGCAACGACAGTATCGTGGCCTACATGGCCGGCCCCTACGACTCCCGGCCCCGCCGCAACGGCCGCCATTTCAACCACGACGACATCGAGTACCACTACACGTTTGAGTACGTCATCAAAGTGCCCAGCCAGATGACGCTGAACGTGTCGACCATCAATAACGGGGCCGTCACGGTGCAGGACGTCAGCGGCCCGCTCAAGGCCCACAACATCAACGGGGCCGTGACGCTCAAGAACGTGCAGGGCACTACCGACGCGGCCACCATCAACGGCAACGTGGACGCGGCCTACGCCAGCAGCCCCACCGGCAGCTGCCGCTACAGCACCATCAACGGCGACATCACCGTGCAGTACCCGGCCGACGTGGCCGCCGACGTGCGCTTCAAAAGCATGCACGGCGAGCTGCTGACCGACTTCCCGAACGTGGAAAACCTGCCGGTGCAGGTAGTGCAAAACAAGGAAAGCAGCACCGGCGGCACCAGGTATAAACTCTCCAAAGGCACGGCCGTGCGGCTGGGTAAGGGCGGCAACGACTTCCGCTTCGAGACCCTCAACGGCGACGTGACCATCAAACGACGACCCTAA
- a CDS encoding DUF4097 family beta strand repeat-containing protein — protein MKTFFCRLRAGVLLLLFPLSLTAAAQGKEQLVVPLSAPGKPGLLSVKLVNGSISVVGYGGKDVVVDVSSPGRSRDDDDDRDEDEKESAKGLRRISPNPGFDVTVEEKDNKVYVKTNSWQQPIHMTVKVPQRFSLQLKTVNEGDIVVENVNGELELSNVNGAIVMRQVSGSAVANTVNGPIKAFFKTVTAGAPMAFSTVNGAVDVTLPPAAKASLKLKSDQGEVYSDFDLAPDKAPTKVNRTTQDGVYRLNIDSWTYGKLNGGGAEIMMKSLMGNIYLRKAK, from the coding sequence ATGAAAACCTTCTTCTGCCGGCTTCGGGCCGGCGTGCTTCTGCTCCTATTTCCTCTTTCCCTCACCGCTGCAGCCCAGGGCAAGGAGCAACTCGTGGTGCCCCTGAGCGCCCCCGGCAAGCCCGGCCTGCTGAGCGTAAAACTGGTCAATGGCTCCATCAGCGTGGTGGGCTACGGCGGCAAGGACGTCGTGGTGGACGTCAGCAGCCCCGGCCGCTCACGCGACGACGATGACGACCGGGACGAGGACGAAAAGGAAAGTGCCAAGGGCCTGCGGCGTATTTCTCCTAACCCCGGTTTCGACGTGACGGTGGAGGAAAAAGACAACAAGGTCTACGTCAAGACCAACTCCTGGCAACAGCCCATCCACATGACCGTCAAAGTGCCGCAGCGGTTTTCCCTGCAACTCAAAACCGTGAATGAGGGCGACATTGTGGTGGAAAACGTGAACGGGGAACTGGAGCTCAGCAACGTAAACGGAGCCATCGTTATGCGGCAGGTTTCGGGTTCGGCAGTAGCCAACACGGTCAATGGCCCTATCAAGGCCTTCTTCAAGACCGTAACGGCCGGCGCGCCCATGGCTTTTTCCACCGTCAACGGCGCCGTGGACGTGACGCTACCGCCCGCGGCCAAGGCTTCGCTGAAGCTCAAATCGGACCAGGGCGAGGTTTATAGCGACTTTGATCTGGCCCCCGACAAGGCTCCGACCAAGGTCAACCGCACCACCCAGGACGGCGTCTACCGCCTCAACATCGACAGCTGGACCTACGGCAAGCTCAATGGGGGCGGGGCCGAGATTATGATGAAGTCGTTGATGGGCAACATCTATTTGCGCAAGGCTAAGTAA
- the dnaG gene encoding DNA primase yields the protein MARIPKETVDQIIHHADIVEVVGDFVTLKRKGQNMWACCPFHHEKSPSFSVAPAKGLYKCFGCGKAGGVVQFIMDIEGTSYVEALKYLAKKYGIDIQEEEKTPEEQLVQNEKDSQFIVSNWAKDHYQKLLHESEEGESIGLSYLMQRGLNQTTIKTFELGYSLDQWDDLLKAAQKQGFEAKYLEKTGLTIVREDDPNRRYDRFRGRVMFPIHNVSGRVIGFGARTLKANDKTAKYLNSPESDIYHKSDVLYGLFQARQAIRTEEVCYLVEGYLDVLSLHQGGIKNVVASSGTSLTESQIRLIGRYTDNVTVLYDGDAAGIRASLRGIDMLLEGALNVRVVLFPDGDDPDSYIRKVGDQRFKEYLDKNSQDFISFKTRLVSQEAAHDPVKKAEAIREVLQSIAKVPDPIKRQVFLQQTSTTFAIDEQVLITEYNKLVKKDSQRAAPSGGQGSQGSQSSGSGAGNRPQSGSRPYSPPSSSQPAASGGLSPEEEAEMAMYGATPDELAAAGGSGAEADTDVEPVPDVLQACEREVVRLLLLYAAQPLTEDLAVAQYIFGQLEETPIQTPIYADLLHLCRQEMEEGRWPEVRTFIQHGRSDIRMLVSDLATEKYELSPNWSTHQIYVPREVDQLQQACDNAILRLNKVNVQRELSIRLEALRHPMDELALLETLHTIKLLKKMDDDLGNMLGTVIPRVNG from the coding sequence TTGGCCCGTATCCCGAAAGAAACCGTTGACCAGATCATTCACCACGCCGACATCGTCGAGGTGGTGGGTGACTTCGTAACCCTGAAGCGCAAGGGCCAGAATATGTGGGCCTGCTGCCCGTTTCACCACGAAAAGTCGCCTAGCTTCTCGGTGGCGCCGGCCAAAGGGCTTTACAAGTGCTTTGGCTGCGGCAAGGCCGGCGGGGTGGTGCAGTTCATCATGGACATCGAGGGCACCAGCTACGTGGAGGCCCTGAAGTACCTGGCCAAAAAGTACGGCATCGACATCCAGGAAGAGGAAAAGACGCCCGAGGAGCAGCTCGTCCAGAACGAGAAGGACTCTCAGTTCATCGTCTCCAACTGGGCCAAGGACCACTACCAGAAGCTGCTCCACGAGTCGGAAGAAGGGGAGAGTATCGGGCTGAGCTACCTGATGCAGCGCGGCCTGAACCAGACCACCATCAAAACCTTCGAGCTGGGCTACTCCCTCGACCAGTGGGACGATTTGCTCAAGGCCGCCCAGAAACAAGGCTTCGAGGCCAAGTACCTGGAGAAAACCGGCCTGACCATCGTGCGCGAGGACGACCCCAACCGGCGCTACGACCGGTTCCGGGGCCGGGTCATGTTCCCGATTCACAACGTCTCAGGCCGGGTCATTGGTTTTGGGGCCCGCACGCTCAAGGCCAACGACAAGACGGCCAAGTACCTCAACTCACCCGAGTCGGACATTTACCACAAGTCGGATGTGCTTTACGGGCTGTTTCAGGCCCGGCAGGCCATTCGGACCGAGGAGGTGTGCTACCTCGTGGAAGGCTACCTCGATGTGCTAAGCCTGCACCAGGGCGGCATCAAAAACGTGGTGGCCTCGTCGGGCACTTCGCTCACCGAAAGCCAGATTCGCCTCATCGGGCGCTATACCGACAATGTAACGGTGCTCTACGACGGCGACGCAGCCGGCATCCGGGCCTCCCTGCGCGGTATCGACATGCTGCTCGAAGGCGCCCTGAACGTGCGCGTAGTGCTGTTCCCCGACGGCGACGACCCGGACAGCTATATCCGTAAAGTTGGCGACCAGCGCTTCAAGGAGTACCTGGATAAGAACAGCCAGGACTTCATTTCCTTCAAGACCCGGCTAGTGTCGCAGGAAGCGGCCCACGACCCGGTAAAGAAAGCCGAAGCCATCCGGGAGGTGCTCCAGAGCATTGCCAAAGTGCCCGACCCGATCAAGCGGCAGGTGTTTTTGCAGCAAACCAGCACCACCTTCGCCATCGACGAGCAGGTGCTCATCACCGAGTATAATAAGCTCGTCAAGAAAGATTCCCAGCGTGCCGCCCCCAGCGGCGGGCAGGGCAGCCAAGGAAGCCAAAGCAGTGGGAGCGGGGCCGGCAACCGACCGCAGTCGGGCAGCCGCCCATACTCGCCACCTAGCTCGAGTCAGCCGGCAGCCAGCGGCGGCCTGAGCCCCGAGGAAGAGGCCGAAATGGCCATGTACGGCGCCACGCCCGACGAGCTGGCCGCGGCCGGCGGCTCCGGCGCGGAGGCCGACACCGACGTGGAACCCGTGCCCGACGTGTTGCAGGCCTGTGAGCGGGAAGTGGTGCGCCTGTTGCTGCTCTACGCCGCCCAGCCACTTACTGAGGACCTAGCCGTGGCTCAGTACATCTTCGGGCAGCTGGAGGAAACGCCCATCCAGACCCCGATTTACGCCGACTTGCTCCATCTTTGCCGCCAGGAAATGGAGGAAGGCCGCTGGCCCGAGGTGCGCACCTTTATCCAGCACGGCCGCAGCGACATCCGCATGCTGGTCAGCGACCTGGCTACCGAGAAGTACGAGCTGAGCCCCAACTGGAGCACCCACCAGATCTACGTGCCCCGGGAAGTCGACCAGCTTCAGCAGGCCTGCGACAACGCCATTCTGCGCCTCAACAAGGTGAACGTGCAGCGCGAGCTGTCTATCCGCCTCGAAGCCCTGCGCCACCCCATGGACGAGCTGGCTTTGCTCGAAACCCTGCACACCATCAAGCTGCTCAAGAAGATGGACGACGATTTGGGCAACATGCTCGGCACGGTCATTCCGCGGGTAAATGGGTAG
- a CDS encoding potassium channel family protein, with protein MYIFFNLLVIAYLVSVLTTYIFDGELRTIFKMFKTDQEIRGYHDHVIVCGFGRNGSKAYHELRANGATVVVVEQSPELVRDASENGSGAIATVIGDATTDETLLAAGIRRARALITALPKDADNVFVALTARELNPNLKIIARASLKTSESKLLRAGADSVVMPDEIGGSHMANLVMRPEVIRFLEMMNGLGPNKLRLEELSYREIQRSYQGLSIRELDIRSRTGATVIGLKQSTGEFTVSPSADTRPGPGDVLLVLGTEEQIHALAVQFRV; from the coding sequence GTGTATATTTTCTTTAACCTGCTGGTCATTGCCTACCTCGTCTCGGTACTCACGACCTATATCTTTGACGGCGAGCTGCGTACTATTTTCAAGATGTTTAAGACCGACCAAGAAATCCGGGGCTACCACGACCATGTCATCGTCTGCGGCTTCGGGCGCAACGGCAGCAAGGCTTACCACGAGCTGCGGGCCAACGGGGCCACGGTGGTAGTCGTGGAGCAAAGTCCCGAGCTGGTGCGCGATGCCTCGGAAAATGGGAGCGGGGCCATTGCCACCGTCATCGGCGACGCTACTACCGACGAAACCCTGCTGGCTGCCGGCATCCGCCGGGCCCGGGCCCTGATTACGGCCTTGCCCAAGGATGCCGACAACGTATTTGTGGCCCTCACGGCCCGGGAGCTGAATCCGAACCTGAAAATCATTGCCCGCGCCAGCCTCAAAACCTCGGAAAGCAAGCTGCTGCGCGCCGGAGCCGACTCAGTGGTGATGCCCGACGAAATCGGGGGCTCCCACATGGCCAACCTGGTGATGCGGCCCGAGGTAATCCGCTTTCTGGAAATGATGAACGGCCTGGGACCCAACAAGCTGCGGCTCGAAGAGCTCAGCTACCGCGAGATTCAGCGCAGCTACCAGGGCCTCAGCATCCGGGAATTGGACATCCGCTCCCGGACCGGGGCCACCGTCATCGGCCTCAAGCAAAGCACTGGCGAGTTTACCGTCAGTCCTAGCGCCGACACCCGCCCCGGCCCCGGCGACGTACTGCTGGTGCTGGGCACCGAGGAGCAGATTCACGCCCTGGCCGTGCAGTTTCGGGTGTAA